Genomic window (Ranitomeya variabilis isolate aRanVar5 chromosome 8, aRanVar5.hap1, whole genome shotgun sequence):
GGTTTCCTGGACTGCCTGCCTCACTGGTAGCAGACCTGCTGCAGAGACTGTGGCACAGATCGTATATTACAGCTGTGTGAAGTTGGCCttaaaagggagcctgtcaccaggtttgtcccatgcaaggtaaggccaccacctttctgccctgatatacagcattatagaatgctgtataagcCCCCAATCTGGCCTGCAACAAAAGAAAaaccttttattatactcttacGGGGCAGTCGGGTCTGATTGGCTTCACTGGTCTTGGTCTGATGTCTCCCCTCTTGAGATGTGATCCTCcatgcttcgtgtggatgatgcaaCCCAAGTCATCCAGTGTCCCCTGCATTGCACTCCTGCACAGCCGTACTTCTTTGCCCTGTCGAGGGccaagtaaagtactgcagtgcgccggggACCCTTCAGCCTTTCCATGCACAggacagtactttgccctcaacagtgcagagaagtacgcctgcgaagGAGCGTGATGCCAGGGCCACTGTAGGTCATGTCATCCATACCAGGCAAGAAGGAGGACTGCATCGCAAGAAGGGAGGCACCAGACCAAGACCAGTGATGCTTATCAGCCTGGAGCACCCGCAGGTGAGAATAATAAAATGTgttttatagaatgctgtatatcaggattGAAAGGTGGTGGCtagtgttgatcgaatagctttggataatcactgatctgaatagcaaagctatagcgcttaccaaatagctgcatcgggaacccggatacctggagcgctcccgataatcagctgttcagtgctgcggctgtgtgacagtcacaacacatgcacagAGAGCCTGTGTGTTTGGTTTTCCATGCATGTGACTGTCACACAACCGCAgcgctgaacagctgattatcgggagcgctccaggtatccgggttcccaatgcagctattCGGATAAGTGCTTAGCTAAAGCTTTTTGATCAACACTAGTGGTGGCCTTACCCCATATGGGACAAAcctgctgactggttccctttaatactaGATCTGTGCATCGGAATCTCAGCCGATCCTTGAACTGGTGGAGGTGCTATCAGCAAGAGATTCTGAAGACCTTAAGAGTCCATGTGTGGCATCTGTGGGAGAGAGGGTTGGAGCATGACACGCTGAAAATATCAAAAGCCGTTGCAAATGAATAGAGCTGGTGGGGCCAcacctgctggtgatttcagccAAAGTGAAGAAAATGAAAGGGTGCTTCCAGAACGTCCATCCAGTTTGGATAAAAGAAAACACAAAGTGAGAGGTTGAGTCtcacttttgtttttttaaactgttcTAAAACTTTTATCCAAACTCGAAGGACGTGCTGGAAGCACCCTTTCGTTTTCTTCTAAACATCCATGTGGTTTTGTTTGCTAaccaaaaaataaacatttaccttttaaAACAAAGATATAAATTATAAGCCACGCCAATTGGTGGTAAAAACACTTGttgaccatttttgggcacatcagAAACCTTAAGACTTCTGCAGTGCCTCTGGCTTCTACATCAGGGAATGTTTGTTTGACACTTGTCATCCGAGGTGCATAATACCTAACAACCACGCATCACAGCCCGATGGGGAAGTGATGTACAAAAGCCACATTAAATATAGTAAAATTGCAGCTTATGAATGTCTGAGTGGCAAATAATCAATTGAGAAAGTATCAATCACAAGGGCAGAAACTTTTCTGAACCTTGACAGTCTTTCTAGTTAAATAACAGCATTTCACCCCACTATCTCACAGATTCATAACTAGTTACTTgtgatgagccaatatactcggtacttgagatttcctgagcacgctcgggggtcctccgagtattttttagtgctcggagattgttttcattgcagcagctgaatgatttacatctgttggccagcataagtacatgtggggattctctagcaaccaggcaacccccacatgtacttatgctggctaacagatgtaaatcattcagctgcggctatTAAAACAATCtcagagtacttacaaatactcgggaggacacctgagcttgctcaggaaatctcgagtaacgagtatattcactcaccaCTACTGGTTATAGCtagtctccacattctgccccatctgactccacaactCACCGGAAATCtgctgcacacaaccaggacggagctgctgctgagagctggaggacctgtggtgacgtcatagTCATGGGATCAGTAGGCGGAGCTGATAAATGGTGAAGGACctatgatgtcaccacaggtccttcagctcttcCTTTCTAACAGTTCAGGTGTCGGCTGCAGAGGTGATGTGTGCGGCCGACAGGTCAGGTGGAGGGTAGGTCTGTCTGTTGCCGTGTGGGAGGAGTCTCCTGCACAGCAACAGATTTTAACATTTTGTTGGTGTTGGCGTGCCTCTGACAGGCAGGGCCCCTGAACCCCCCCCTGGGCCCGGTCGCAGTGGTGACTGCTGCGACCGTGGTAGCTACACCCCTGTCTCCACCATTACGCATGTGGAGAACTTCAGTGGTACAGTCCATGCAGTTGCATCATACAGGAACTTCTATTGACTGAGCTTATGACCCCATTTAGAGAACAAAATGTCATGTACGGTCGCCGGGATAACCGTGTGATTATATGACCTAACTATTGCCatgttcacacagtcagtatttgtaagccaaaactaggagtagaACAATCCGAGGAAACGTATaataaacacgtcaccacttctgcatcctggttttaacttacaaatactgaacgtgtgaatgtggcctaaggagAAGTGTACCATGAACTCTGTCTCTTGGAAACATGGCACCAAAGTGATATCTtcgagtttaaaaaaaaacaaaaaaaagcacaaatGAAAACACCAGAGCAAATGtaattttcaggaaaaaaaaatatcaaaatttatttataaaaaatacattGGGATCAGTTTATGCTGAGAAACGTGACAATAAATACACATAAAAGAAACAAAGCACATCTACATGGGTACAATATGGCACAGACAAAATGTAAATGCACTGTCATATAATCCTTTATGCCAAGACGACTTCCGAGCCGTGGTAACATTAAGACATCTGCACGGTCCGAGACTCTTGGAAACTCTCCCTTTCAATGACAAGTTAAGCATTGCAGAGCAGATTAAGAAAGCGCAGGGTTTTCTTGCGAACTCTGGCACAGCAGCATCAAGGAGGGCATTATGTTCTGCATCGCCGAGCATGTGGTCCCTCACCTGCCATAGCCTTCAATCATGCGTACCGCCAAGCTGGAACATGAATTTCCATCTACATTGTGGAATGTGTGTACACAGGAAGTGAAGGGCGAGATGCCCGTCCCATGCCAGCCGTTCCCTCAGTCTGAAGGTGGCCTTTTTGTGGACAATCATTCCTGCATTAGCTGTTACTATGGCGCTAGAAGCCCGAACGCTGCCCCCGACCAGCACGTCTGTATGAATAGGAATGTATTATTAGTGTGTTCTCCTCACCTACGTCCTGTTCATCAACCTCTGTTGGGAAAAATCCAGTTACTGAATAGAAATATTATTGTATTAATTCAGCAATGAGGATCCTTCCAGTATATCCAGAATCAAGgtggaaaaacttaaaaaaaaaatctagagagTTCTCATGGAGCCTTAACCCAATACCAACATTGTCCATATTCACTGGGATAATTCAAGCTGAATTAATTGGTTAAGTTTAGGAAACTAAAGTGGAATCTTTGCTATGGGGCCTACGTTATGGGAGACAGGATTGACAGATAAGCCGCTTCTGGTAAAATATGCAAGAttcaaaatatacatatatacaagctTCATTTCTATGGTGCATGATTATGGGGGTGGCCCCGCTCCTAAACAAAAGCTATGACTAGGTTGCCTCCCTCCTTGTTTTATCACAAGCACTGAAAACTAAAAGTATCAACTAGAAAACCTGTTACGTCGTACATGTCGTTCCGTGGGCAGCTTACTTGAGCTGAacacatgaatttttttttttttttaggaagcgaTTTGGTAGAATTTAAAATCTGCACTGTGCGTAGGAGTCCAGTAGGCGGTACTAACAACCTTCCCTTTAGGACTTTCCACACAGATGGCACCGCCCACTTGACTACTAAGGACAAAGTTCAGAGCTTCGACGTTAttctgaatcttttcccacaaaccaCATAGCAATCTGCTCTCATGCTATAGTAAAGTTGACAGAACTTTCCATTTAAGTGGTGCCCCAGAATATATAAAACGGGAATGCATTCCGAGTTTGTCGCTACTCTCCAGCTTTACATAAAGGCAATGGCCAGAATTGAAAGAATGAAATCTAATGAATGGCCCACAACACAATCAGGACTTTGCGCCCAACTAGCCACCTTCTACATAAAAACAATGGCTCCACATATTagaccaaaaaaaaagaaaaaaaatatataatatccaAAACTTTTAAAAAGGGGTAAAAATTTAATCTCAACCATTGGTATTCTGGTGAATTAATAGCCATTTAAAAAACAGTGTAGTGCTGTAGAAGAGTATGATCTGCACATGCATCGCCCTGATATAGCACAACATCTCCCTTCATTATTCACAGTATTCCTTCACTTCATTACACACTTCTTGCAAACGCCACAGAACAACCTCAGTCTCAGCACTAGAAGGCAACTAGGGATACAAAaggcaaaacgggaaaaaaaaaaaaaaaaaaaaagaggaatgtACATAAGGCAAAATTTTCTTTCCATATTAAAGCATAGTAGTGTTTTAGGGAAGACAGATAAAATTACACAAGGCTAGCTTGGTCTTCATTGAATAAAATAAGGAACTAATACTGAGTAGACTAATCTCTAATAATCTATGCCCTGGTCACTGTACTGGCCATGATAATCTCTAGGATAATCATCTGGGTACTCCCCCGGGTACTCATCCGGGTACTCTGCCTGGTAGTCGCTGTCGCTGATTTCTGATCCGTTCGTTCCTGTTCCCTGGCTGCCATTGTGAATGATGGGCTCTGTGGGGGCAGCGCAGTATTTGGGGTCGTATACTTGCCGCCCAAGGCCATACACACTCATCCCTTTCTGAGATGCCACTTTATTGGTGCCCATTTGTAATGAAATTGTGGAGTTGTCCATTGGTTGCAGAATTCCCTTCTGATCATAGATATCTCTTCTTGTTCCTGGTGCAAGCATGCCCGCCTGGTAACAAGAACGAACAGTTAATGTCCGCGCCTTTCAGTGGACCAACGCCATCTCTATGGCCTTGGCATCAGCCTATGATTGCATATATTTCCCGCCCCAATATGTAAATATTACTTTTTAATAAAACGGATTCAAGCCGTTTACCTGGCTGGCCCCCTTGTTTGTCCCCATCTGTAAGCTTATAGTTGTCTGATCGAATGGTTTGTCAGTCTGCATCTTTGGGTCGTACAGATGTCTCCTGGTGCCGTAGGCGGTCATACCAGCTTGACTTGCACATTTGTTAGTTCCCATCTGCAAGCAAAATTATTAGGATGAGGCTACAAGCAGTATTTATAGTCATATAGATTGTGGCGGTTCTTAATAGAATTACTAGGAAACCATAATCACATTTTTACTGTCTAAGCTACAAAGGAACAAGACAAGGAGAAACTGCCAGCACTTATGAAGAGTGCACGCCGAGGATAATGACTAATCCTATATGATGACAGGTGTATCAGGAACTCAATCCATTAAAATAAACCTGGTTATTAAACGCTAGGCTCAACGGTGCGTGCAGTCAACCTCAGCGACATCACCACTGAAGTCAAAGCACAGCAACCGAAGCCGCGTCTCGGAGGCGGCGCTGGACCCAGGGAAGACGAGTAGCTGCCAAATTTAGTATTTTCTTCCTATCTGCAAAGTTAAAAATTGGTATCAATTTGCTGCTGTAGAGTCTGGAAGTTCTCCATCTAGCCAAGTGATCTGCAAAACTGATACCGTCACACAGGGCTCCTGGTTGGACGGCTCTTTGCTCACCTTTCACTACGCTCACTGTTCAAGACCTCCAGCTTGGGGTAGAGGGGAGGGGGATGTACATAGATATCCAGTGAGGGCAAAACTGACCTAGAGATTTACAGGCCATGAAATGCTTCTATGGGAAATTAAAATGGTCTCCTCAGAGGATAACTTGAACTCTAGTGACACTGATGAGAAGAAGCaatcctaaaaaaataaataaataaaagtatcaACCCTTTAatggccttgccatatgactttggataaaagccatACCAGGGAAGTGTTTTGGAGCGATTGCCCCTCATCAGGGCAAAGCAAGAGGTCTGATTGTCAGAGGAGTCTTTTAGCCCAATGGGTCTAAACAAGAATGTTTCTCCTTATGAAGAGGACATGATGAGGAAatgagtgcaggatagaagctgtgctgttaTAAATGAAGGACAGCAGTAAATGGATACACACAGGTTGAGCCTGTATTACTATGAGAGGCACTCCCACAAAAGAAAAATCAAAATCTTTGGTTACACTACAAACTAACAGGGATTACTGAAATTGAATGGAGATTGAAGCCTGAAACTCAGTGCAATGTGATTAACTAAAAAgcaaccacaaaaaaaaacaaaacaccttaCGAATGGTTTTTCAGGACTCATTTCAGCAGCGCATTGATTCTGGCGGCTCAGACTGTGCAGAAAATGGGCTGCAGGACCCAATAGCCCCTTCCACAAAATCTTTATTATGCTAAACCTTTCTTGCTTTGGGGGAACAAAAAGCCTTGAGAAGAGATAACCCAATAAGACAGGGAAATTTCCTTTTATGCCATCAAAGATAGGGATATTTTCTTTTCTATGGCAACTTTATCATTCACGTTGCTTACTGTAGCATTATTATTAGATGGCTTGAATGTTCGACCGATCTGCAGCCGCACATGACATGTATCAGCGACAGTGAAGGAGGTTAAGGGAAGTTTACAAGGAAACACTTTCAGCCATCAGAGAGGCCATTACTCATACAAAAAGTGTCTGGTTAGATAGCGGAGGGAGCAAGTACGGGTCAGACAAGGCAGCGACGCGCTCCGCACAGCCTTACCTGTAAGCCGATGACGCTCTGCCCAGCCTTTAGCTTATCGTCGTCAAACTGTCTCCTCTGCTTCTCTGCATACTTGACTCCAATGTCTACGGTGGTGTGGAAGCCTTTTGTTTTGgcctagaaaaaaaacaaaaattgtgactttctatcagacaaaaaataaataaaaacgaaCATGTAACAAATTCGGTGTATTTTAAAGTGAATCGATCACCTGACTTTACAATATAAAACGCAAACATTATTAAGGAGATCTGGTAGACCTGTGGAGGATGGTGTAATTActatgaaaatccatgtcagaatggtttCATCATCGTTTTTTGTAAGCCCACCGAGCCAGATTGACAGTTCCTCCTCAGTGtcttccctgctgctgctgaaatctcacattgctcagtacaagctgcagctgtcagtcaggctgaagTCACTTGGACTCATCTTAATATCAAAATTATACAGCCAATCTAACACGAGTCTCAGGGTAAAATGTATTTCATTGTACATAATCAGGTGAGTGACTTGTGAATGTTATATATAAGCATGggatagagaagaaaaaaaaatggagactgcACTCCAGCTTGTAGAGGTGAAAAAGTGTTATTTAATAGCGACATTTCGGCTCCAAGTGTGAGACtcacttgagaaaggtccacatttggagccgaaacgtcgcctttGTGGGCTAATAGCACTTTTTTCACCTCTACAAGTTGGAGTGCTGTCTCCATTTTTTTCTGCTATA
Coding sequences:
- the CNN3 gene encoding calponin-3; the encoded protein is MANFNRGPAYGLSAEVKNKIAQKYDPQVEDELRLWIEEVTGMRISENFQVGLRDGVILCHLINKLNPGAVKKINEAKINWHKLENIGNFIKAIQDYGMKPHDIFEANDLFENGNMTQVQISLVALAGLAKTKGFHTTVDIGVKYAEKQRRQFDDDKLKAGQSVIGLQMGTNKCASQAGMTAYGTRRHLYDPKMQTDKPFDQTTISLQMGTNKGASQAGMLAPGTRRDIYDQKGILQPMDNSTISLQMGTNKVASQKGMSVYGLGRQVYDPKYCAAPTEPIIHNGSQGTGTNGSEISDSDYQAEYPDEYPGEYPDDYPRDYHGQYSDQGIDY